The Candidatus Poribacteria bacterium genome includes the window TCGCCATCCCCCGCTTGGAGAGAACGTTCGTGATCGCCGCCGTCAACGTCGTCTTCCCGTGGTCCACGTGACCAATCGTCCCAACATTGACGTGAGGCTTCGTCCTCTCGAACTTCTGCTTCGCCATCCTCGAATACCCCTTACCAGTGTTTCTTCGGCAGCGCCCATACGGGTCGCGCGCTCACGAATCTCCCCATCGGGCCAGTACTTCGGGATTCCGCTGGCGGGACGGCAGTTCTGAGTTGGAGCCGACGACCGGAATCGAACCGGTGACTCCGTCCTTACCAAGGACGTGCTCTACCGTCTGAGCTACGTCGGCGTGTCTCACGACGCCACGACCCGGCAAGTCCCGATCACAGAGCGAAACGAAGTGGAGCGGGAAACGGGACTCGAACCCGCGACCGTCAGCTTGGAAGGCTGTCGCTCTACCACTGAGCTATTCCCGCCTATCGCGCGACTCGACATCGCCCATGGGACGCAACACGACCTTCCTGATGGCGTCCCGTTCGACTGGACCGGTGAGTGGTGGGGAGAGGAGGATTCGAACCTCCGAAGGCATGCGCCGACAGATTTACAGTCTGTTCCCGTTGGCCACTTGGGTATCTCCCCGTCCGACGCCCACTGCGAACCAGTCGTCTGCCGCCAGACCGCGCTAATGGAGCTGGCGAGAGGATTTGAACCCCCGACCAACTGATTACAAATCAGCCGCTCTACCACTGAGCTACGCCAGCGTCGTGACCGTAAGCGCAATCCGGCATGGCGCTGGGAAGCGCAGGGGTAATTGTAGGTAGCCCACCACGGCTTGTCAAGCCGATTTGACCCAAGACCGCGCCAGCACCGGCTTAGGAAGACTTTGCCTGCAGTCTCGCCGACCGTTGCCTCTCGAGCAGCGCGGGATCGAACACCGCCGCCGAGAGAGCTCGAGCGATTGCTTTCCGCAAGGTCGACGGAGCCGAGGGTCGAAATCGGTAGTCGGAGTCGATGTCGTCCACCGACTCCGACACGATCGACAAGTCCGAAATGCTGCGCAGGTCGTCATGTCCTGGATGGATCACTCCCAGTACTGGCGTGTCTGCGCCGACCAGCGCCGTCACGACGGCGTTCGGAAGACCGACCGAGCCAGACGGGTTCCCAGCAACGACGATTGGCACGCGCATGTGCCGTGCCAGCGCGACGCCGCGTTCGGTCTTGCGAACCGCGATGTCGCTTGGTCCGCCTGAAAGCTCGATCGCGACGCATCGCTTGCCTCCGATCCACGCCAGGAAGAGCCCGACCTCGTCCGTGTCCCCGGACGTCCGGTCGCCGCGCAGTTCGAACCGACGGTCGTAGGGAAGAGACATCGACGCTCCTCTGAACAGCAAGACGGCAGGGACGCTCAAACAATGCGTCCCTGCCGCCAACACTACGTCAACACTACGTTTACTGCGCCGTCTACTGAGAAGCGGAGACCGCCAGGAACGCGATACCCACCGCCAGCGTCGACACGAGACCGACGATCCCTCGGTTCTTCTTCTCTGTTGCCTGATCGCCGTGCATCGGCATCGCCGACATCTTGGCGTTCAGTTCCTCGACAGCCTTGTGCTGCATGTGCACCTGGGCTTCAACCGACTTGCTCAACACGCCAAGCTCGGCTCGAAGCGCCTTGACCTCCGCAGCAGTCTCCTTGACCGCGCCGCTCTGCATCCCGCCGTGTTCCTCGACGAGTTGCTTGAGGTCCTTCTTGGACAACAGCCCACCCAGGGCTTTTTCCAGCTTCGCGAGACGCTTCTCGATTGCCGCCGTGTCAGCGACAACCGGAACAGAAGCCTTCGCCGCGTGTTCACTCAGCATGCCAAGCGAGGCTTCCAGCTTCTCGAGGCGCGCGCGCATGGCAGCGAGATCGGCAGTCAGCGGCTCCAACCGGGCGTTCATGTCCCGCAGCATCTTCTCAACCGAGGACACAGGCATCTCGATGGCGTCGGGCGTCTCCTTGATAACGACCGGCTCCTCCGCCGCCTGAGTTCCCGGAATGTTCAGCACCTGTCCGGGGCTGATGCGGTTCGGATTGCTGACGGTGTCTCTGTTGACTTCATGGACAGCACGCCATTTCTCGCCATTGCCCAAGTACTGCTTGGCAATCGCCCACAACGTGTCGCCTTTCTTGACGACGACGGTCTGCATTTTCTGGGCAATCACCGGAACGGCGCCAGCGACCGTGATCGACACGAGCGCGATCGCCAGCGGACGCAGCCGCCGCCAGCGCGGCAAAGAGAACGTCATTGGGTTCGCTCCTTTCGGGGTCGTCATGAACTCAGTACGCGTACGACAGCGACACGAAGTGCCTCGGGACATCTTCGAGGCCTCGTGCGGTACGATTGATGAACTGGAACGCATAGTCGGCTCGGATGTCGGCGATGCTGACCCCGAATCCCGCGAACCATCGGCTGCGATCGGCGCTCTGGCTCGTACCCAGTCGCAGCGCCACCGGGGCGATTCGATACTCTGCCCCCATGCGAACGAACAACGTGCGCTCTTCGAGCTCGACGAACTGCTTCTCGACGTCCATCGAGAGCAGGACCGAGCGCCTCCCCGGAGTCACCGTGGCGACGCCTGCGCTCATCGTCACAGGAATGGATGAATCCTCGCCCAGCGAACCGGCGAGATTGCGCACGCTCACGCCGTATTGGAGCAGATCAGGGATACTCCCAGCGAGTCCCAGGCTGAGCCCGCCGAACCCCGAACCGTCGGCATCGTCCGCATAGGCTGTGCCGTCCAGGCCGCTGAACGAGTCGAGTGCGTAGTCGATTCCGATCCCCAACTGCATGTCATCGTTCGCCTTGATTCCATAGGCGAACGTGAGGGCGTTGGCGCTGTACTGACCGCGACCGATGTCGGCACCCGTCGGATCCGTATAGATGAACGGCGCATCGTCGCTGTCACCGGCTCCGGCGTTCCGCCAAGCGACGCCGATGGCTCCAGGCCCGACCTTGGGCCACACGGCCGCGAGGTAGTTCTCGTGGATGTCGTAGGAATTCTCGCGCGTGTAGAACAGCGCTTCGACGCGGCCCATCTTGCCGAGGCCCGCCGGGTTCAGCGACACGCTCGCGACATCGTCGGACAGGGGGGTGTAGGCCTGAAGAGCGATGGCGCGCGCGCCGACCGGCTCCAACAACCAAGCCCCGGCGTTCTCTTTAGCCGCGTGTGCCGTTCCCCAAATGCCCGCGAGGGCGTAGGTCAGGATCGCCACGGCGCCCACCTTGCGCCACTGCTTGCGAACTGGCATTGCACGCTCCTTGTGCTAACTCGTCCCTTCGGCGTACCAGCCGACCGCTGGGCGTCCCGACACGCGTCGGGACGCCCGCGTGTGGCTAGCGAACCTTCGCCATCTTCAGGACTTTGACGACACGTTCTCCGCCGAAGCGGGACTCGATGGTCACTTGAGCGAAGTAGACGCCGCGACCGAAGTCGGCGATCCGAGCTCCGAGCGCCAGCTTGTGAACGCCCGGCAGCAGGCCTGGGTCATGGCGTTCTGCGACGAAGCGCTGACTGAAGTCGTAGATGCGCACGGTCACGTCCGACTCCTGTCCGAGCGAGAACCAGAGAGCGGTCTCCGCATCGAACGGGTTCGGCACGATCCGCATAGACGAGCCGGCGATCACCTGCTCGTCTTCGATCATGAACAGCCAGCTATGCTCCGCCTCGTTGCCCACCGTGTCAGCGACGGCTACGGCCGCGCGGTAGACGCCCGGCGCGAGGGTCGCGCTGGGCCGCCAAGTGACCGCGCTCGCCTCCTGAGCGACGGTTCCCGCGACTTCCTTGCCCTCAGACGTCACGACCAGCGACGCCGACGACTTGTCGATGCCAGCCTGGTTGTCCGAGTAGAAGGCGCTGACGATCACGTCAGAGCGTTCCTTCTCGTTGCCTCGGATCTTCCCGCCTGGCGCCGGAACCACTGATGTGATGCTCGGCGGCGTCGTCTCGATCGAGAACTCCCACTTGACGGACGTGGCGTTGCCGAGCATGTCGGCGACGGAGACCGTCACGACGTGGGAGCCTGTGGCGAGGTCTGACGTCGGTGTGTAGACCAACCGGCTCGTGTCCTTCGCCGTCGGGGTCACCGACTTGC containing:
- the tuf gene encoding elongation factor Tu (EF-Tu; promotes GTP-dependent binding of aminoacyl-tRNA to the A-site of ribosomes during protein biosynthesis; when the tRNA anticodon matches the mRNA codon, GTP hydrolysis results; the inactive EF-Tu-GDP leaves the ribosome and release of GDP is promoted by elongation factor Ts; many prokaryotes have two copies of the gene encoding EF-Tu) — translated: MAKQKFERTKPHVNVGTIGHVDHGKTTLTAAITNVLSKRGMA
- a CDS encoding LysM peptidoglycan-binding domain-containing protein yields the protein MRSSSSIVPHEASKMSRGTSCRCRTRTEFMTTPKGANPMTFSLPRWRRLRPLAIALVSITVAGAVPVIAQKMQTVVVKKGDTLWAIAKQYLGNGEKWRAVHEVNRDTVSNPNRISPGQVLNIPGTQAAEEPVVIKETPDAIEMPVSSVEKMLRDMNARLEPLTADLAAMRARLEKLEASLGMLSEHAAKASVPVVADTAAIEKRLAKLEKALGGLLSKKDLKQLVEEHGGMQSGAVKETAAEVKALRAELGVLSKSVEAQVHMQHKAVEELNAKMSAMPMHGDQATEKKNRGIVGLVSTLAVGIAFLAVSASQ